Proteins from a genomic interval of Dermacentor variabilis isolate Ectoservices chromosome 8, ASM5094787v1, whole genome shotgun sequence:
- the LOC142589769 gene encoding uncharacterized protein LOC142589769 — MARLLLVCALSVSLACLASGYQTRYYIFRNGLGGGSGLGGLSSLFGGGYGSSGLGGGMFGSGGSGGLSSLFGGGYGSSGLGGGYGGSGLGGGLYSSGGSGGLGSLFGGGYGSSGLGGGYGGSGLGGGMFGSGGSGGLSSLFGGGYGSSGLGGGYGGSGLGSGMFGSGGSGGLSSIFSGGSGGSGLGGGLGSGLFSSGSLGSGGYGGSSGFGSGGYGGSSGFGSGGSGSGFGGGYGSSGGYSGSGYGGSSGGSSGSGLSSGFGSLSGGSGLGSLFGSLGGSSGFGSGLSSGGFGGLFGSGGLRRRRRGRRHGRRYGGRGGFGGSSMGGGFGGYGGSSGMGGGLGGYGSSSGMSGGLGGYGSSSGMGGGLGGYGSSSGMSGGLGGYGSSSGMGGGLGGYGSSSGMSGGLGGYGSSSGMGGGLGGYGSSSGMSGGLGGYGSSSGMGGGLGGYGSSSGMSGGLGGYGGSSMGGGFDGFGGSGMGGGSGGFGGSSSSMGGGLGGYGSGSSMSGGLGGYGGSSMGGSYGGFGGSGMGGGYGGFGSGSGMSGGFGGSSSSGGLGGGFSGLSSLGGFGGGSSGSQSDSSQQKIISF; from the exons ATGGCTCGGCTGTTGCTGGTCTGCGCGCTTTCCGTGTCGCTCGCCTGCCTCGCCTCTGGCTACCAGACCCGATACTACATCTTCCGCAATGGCTTAG GTGGTGGCAGTGGCCTCGGCGGCCTAAGCAGCCTCTTCGGTGGAGGATATGGAAGTAGCGGCCTCGGCGGAGGCATgtttggcagcggcggcagtggcggcCTAAGCAGCCTCTTCGGTGGAGGATATGGAAGTAGCGGCCTCGGCGGCGGCTACGGTGGCAGCGGCCTCGGCGGCGGCCTGTACAGCAGCGGTGGCAGTGGCGGCCTAGGTAGCCTCTTCGGTGGAGGTTATGGAAGTAGCGGCCTCGGCGGCGGCTACGGTGGCAGCGGCCTTGGCGGAGGCATgtttggcagcggcggcagtggcggcCTAAGCAGCCTCTTCGGGGGAGGATATGGAAGTAGCGGCCTCGGCGGCGGCTACGGTGGAAGCGGCCTCGGCAGCGGCATgttcggcagcggcggcagtggagGCCTAAGTAGCATCTTCAGTGGAGGATCCGGAGGTAGTGGCCTCGGTGGTGGCCTCGGCAGCGGCCTCTTTAGCAGTGGCAGCCTTGGAAGTGGCGGCTACGGTGGAAGCAGTGGTTTCGGCAGTGGCGGCTACGGCGGAAGCAGCGGTTTCGGCAGTGGCGGCTCCGGCAGTGGCTTCGGAGGAGGCTACGGTAGTAGCGGCGGGTACAGCGGGAGCGGCTATGGCGGAAGCAGTGGTGGCAGTAGCGGTAGCGGCTTGAGCAGCGGCTTCGGCAGCCTTTCAGGAGGTAGCGGCTTGGGTAGCCTCTTTGGCAGCCTTGGAGGAAGTAGCGGCTTCGGTAGTGGCCTCAGCAGCGGTGGCTTCGGTGGGCTCTTCGGCAGTGGAGGCTTACGTCGCCGACGCCGTGGACGTAGACATGGAAGGCGCTATGGTGGAAGAGGTGGCTTCGGCGGCAGCAGCATGGGTGGTGGCTTCGGTGGatacggcggcagcagcggcatggGTGGAGGCCTTGGTGGatatggcagcagcagcggcatgagTGGAGGCCTTGGTGGatatggcagcagcagcggcatgggTGGAGGTCTTGGTGGatatggcagcagcagcggcatgagTGGAGGCCTTGGTGGatatggcagcagcagcggcatgggTGGAGGCCTTGGTGGatatggcagcagcagcggcatgagTGGAGGCCTTGGTGGatatggcagcagcagcggcatgggTGGAGGCCTTGGTGGatatggcagcagcagcggcatgagTGGAGGCCTTGGTGGatatggcagcagcagcggcatgggTGGCGGTCTTGGTGGatatggcagcagcagcggcatgagTGGTGGCCTCGGTGGATACGGCGGCAGCAGCATGGGTGGAGGCTTCGACGGATTTGGTGGCAGCGGCATGGGTGGAGGAAGCGGCGGatttggcggcagcagcagcagcatgggtGGTGGCCTTGGTGGATACGGCAGCGGTAGCAGCATGAGTGGAGGCCTCGGTGGATACGGCGGCAGCAGCATGGGTGGAAGCTATGGTGGATTCGGCGGCAGCGGCATGGGTGGTGGCTACGGAGGATTTGGCAGTGGCAGCGGTATGAGTGGAGGTTTCGGTGGAtccagcagcagcggcggcctgGGTGGTGGCTTCAGTGGTCTTAGCAGTCTCGGTGGTTTTGGAGGGGGCTCCAGCGGAAGTCAAAGCGATAGTTCGCAGCAGAAGATAATCTCATTCTAA
- the LOC142589768 gene encoding uncharacterized protein LOC142589768 isoform X2 encodes MLLSRGEYEIMIRLWVVCVLAVSLASVASGRRRRQSSDSSDNSGYYTGNFHGPEVYSSGSYADLSSSFPGSGAYGGDINSGAVFNNAVYGNHGYGSGYGNGAYGNRYPGFFYGGYGLGGVGGGYGEAVASGRLEGGGFGGSYGGIRGGRGLSSQGFRRGYGSGGLEGGYDSGGAVGVHTGGGAGTHFVGPLVGGGLGGGGFVGGRAGARTGRGHTAGRGRAGGRASAGYSGSGVSGSHDSRGFGGDHVGGGAGVGYGLDGVSGSLGNGALTGGPAGRGNGAGYGLGGVSGSFGNDVLTGGEAGRGNGAGYGLGGVSGSFGNGVLTRGYAGRGNGARYGLGGVGGSIFNGVLTGGDAGRGNGAGYSLGRVSGSLANEGFNEGHTGGRAGMGYGGRAVGRVYAGGRGSGRGRAVSSGSSNVGVSGGFGGGEVDGSYDGGSDYGAGQRGGNGRQSRRLIWRQQQQQRRQQRQQRQQQRQQRRRLRLQQRQQQRERQQQLRLQRRQQKQQQQRQNPRPQQQAE; translated from the exons ATGCTACTGTCGCGAGGCGAGTATGAAATTATGATTCGCCTATGGGTAGTGTGCGTTCTCGCCGTGTCATTGGCCAGCGTTGCTTCTGGCCGCCGGAGGCGACAAAGTAGTGACAGCTCTGATAACAGTGGCTATTACACAGGCAA CTTCCACGGACCTGAAGTCTATAGCAGTGGCAGTTATGCTGACTTGAGCAGTAGCTTCCCAGGAAGTGGCGCCTACGGTGGTGACATCAACAGTGGCGCTGTGTTCAACAATGCCGTTTACGGCAACCACGGCTATGGTAGTGGTTATGGAAATGGGGCCTACGGGAATCGGTACCCTGGCTTTTTCTATGGAGGCTATGGTCTTGGTGGTGTCGGAGGCGGCTACGGTGAGGCTGTAGCAAGTGGACGCCTCGAGGGTGGTGGATTCGGCGGTAGCTACGGCGGCATCAGAGGTGGCCGAGGCCTCAGTAGTCAGGGATTCCGCAGAGGCTacggtagtgggggactcgaaGGAGGCTACGACAGCGGTGGAGCCGTTGGAGTGCACACTGGGGGCGGAGCCGGTACACACTTCGTCGGTCCCTTAGTAGGCGGAGGCCTTGGTGGTGGAGGATTCGTTGGAGGCCGCGCTGGGGCCAGAACCGGTAGAGGCCACACTGCTGGTAGAGGCCGCGCtgggggcagagccagtgcaggCTACAGTGGCAGCGGAGTCAGTGGAAGCCATGATAGTCGGGGTTTCGGCGGAGACCATGTTGGTGGTGGAGCTGGTGTGGGCTATGGTTTAGACGGAGTCAGTGGAAGCCTCGGTAATGGTGCACTCACTGGAGGTCCCGCTGGTAGAGGAAATGGTGCGGGCTATGGTTTAGGCGGAGTCAGTGGAAGCTTCGGTAATGATGTACTCACTGGAGGTGAGGCTGGTAGAGGAAACGGTGCGGGCTATGGTTTAGGCGGAGTCAGTGGAAGCTTCGGTAATGGCGTACTCACTAGAGGTTACGCTGGTAGAGGAAACGGTGCGAGGTATGGTTTAGGCGGAGTCGGTGGAAGCATCTTTAATGGTGTACTCACTGGAGGTGACGCTGGTAGAGGAAACGGTGCGGGCTATAGTTTAGGCAGAGTCAGTGGAAGCCTCGCTAATGAGGGATTCAATGAAGGCCACACTGGTGGTAGAGCCGGCATGGGCTACGGAGGTCGCGCAGTCGGTAGGGTTTATGCTGGTGGCCGAGGCAGTGGACGCGGAAGAGCAGTGAGCAGTGGCTCCAGCAATGTTGGAGTCAGCGGAGGCTTTGGAGGTGGCGAAGTCGACGGAAGCTATGATGGTGGCTCTGATTACGGGGCTGGTCAGAGAGGCGGCAACGGCCGCCAGAGTAGGAGACTAATTTGgcgccagcagcaacagcaacgacGACAACAGCGGCAACAGCGACAACAACAGCGACAACAACGCCGACGACTACGTCTGcagcaacgacaacaacaacgagaGCGCCAGCAGCAGCTGCGATTGCAACGAcgacagcagaagcagcagcagcagcggcaaaaCCCACGACCGCAGCAGCAGGCGGAGTAG
- the LOC142589768 gene encoding uncharacterized protein LOC142589768 isoform X1 yields MLLSRGEYEIMIRLWVVCVLAVSLASVASGRRRRQSSDSSDNSGYYTGSFHGPEVYSSGSYADLSSSFPGSGAYGGDINSGAVFNNAVYGNHGYGSGYGNGAYGNRYPGFFYGGYGLGGVGGGYGEAVASGRLEGGGFGGSYGGIRGGRGLSSQGFRRGYGSGGLEGGYDSGGAVGVHTGGGAGTHFVGPLVGGGLGGGGFVGGRAGARTGRGHTAGRGRAGGRASAGYSGSGVSGSHDSRGFGGDHVGGGAGVGYGLDGVSGSLGNGALTGGPAGRGNGAGYGLGGVSGSFGNDVLTGGEAGRGNGAGYGLGGVSGSFGNGVLTRGYAGRGNGARYGLGGVGGSIFNGVLTGGDAGRGNGAGYSLGRVSGSLANEGFNEGHTGGRAGMGYGGRAVGRVYAGGRGSGRGRAVSSGSSNVGVSGGFGGGEVDGSYDGGSDYGAGQRGGNGRQSRRLIWRQQQQQRRQQRQQRQQQRQQRRRLRLQQRQQQRERQQQLRLQRRQQKQQQQRQNPRPQQQAE; encoded by the exons ATGCTACTGTCGCGAGGCGAGTATGAAATTATGATTCGCCTATGGGTAGTGTGCGTTCTCGCCGTGTCATTGGCCAGCGTTGCTTCTGGCCGCCGGAGGCGACAAAGTAGTGACAGCTCTGATAACAGTGGCTATTACACAG GAAGCTTCCACGGACCTGAAGTCTATAGCAGTGGCAGTTATGCTGACTTGAGCAGTAGCTTCCCAGGAAGTGGCGCCTACGGTGGTGACATCAACAGTGGCGCTGTGTTCAACAATGCCGTTTACGGCAACCACGGCTATGGTAGTGGTTATGGAAATGGGGCCTACGGGAATCGGTACCCTGGCTTTTTCTATGGAGGCTATGGTCTTGGTGGTGTCGGAGGCGGCTACGGTGAGGCTGTAGCAAGTGGACGCCTCGAGGGTGGTGGATTCGGCGGTAGCTACGGCGGCATCAGAGGTGGCCGAGGCCTCAGTAGTCAGGGATTCCGCAGAGGCTacggtagtgggggactcgaaGGAGGCTACGACAGCGGTGGAGCCGTTGGAGTGCACACTGGGGGCGGAGCCGGTACACACTTCGTCGGTCCCTTAGTAGGCGGAGGCCTTGGTGGTGGAGGATTCGTTGGAGGCCGCGCTGGGGCCAGAACCGGTAGAGGCCACACTGCTGGTAGAGGCCGCGCtgggggcagagccagtgcaggCTACAGTGGCAGCGGAGTCAGTGGAAGCCATGATAGTCGGGGTTTCGGCGGAGACCATGTTGGTGGTGGAGCTGGTGTGGGCTATGGTTTAGACGGAGTCAGTGGAAGCCTCGGTAATGGTGCACTCACTGGAGGTCCCGCTGGTAGAGGAAATGGTGCGGGCTATGGTTTAGGCGGAGTCAGTGGAAGCTTCGGTAATGATGTACTCACTGGAGGTGAGGCTGGTAGAGGAAACGGTGCGGGCTATGGTTTAGGCGGAGTCAGTGGAAGCTTCGGTAATGGCGTACTCACTAGAGGTTACGCTGGTAGAGGAAACGGTGCGAGGTATGGTTTAGGCGGAGTCGGTGGAAGCATCTTTAATGGTGTACTCACTGGAGGTGACGCTGGTAGAGGAAACGGTGCGGGCTATAGTTTAGGCAGAGTCAGTGGAAGCCTCGCTAATGAGGGATTCAATGAAGGCCACACTGGTGGTAGAGCCGGCATGGGCTACGGAGGTCGCGCAGTCGGTAGGGTTTATGCTGGTGGCCGAGGCAGTGGACGCGGAAGAGCAGTGAGCAGTGGCTCCAGCAATGTTGGAGTCAGCGGAGGCTTTGGAGGTGGCGAAGTCGACGGAAGCTATGATGGTGGCTCTGATTACGGGGCTGGTCAGAGAGGCGGCAACGGCCGCCAGAGTAGGAGACTAATTTGgcgccagcagcaacagcaacgacGACAACAGCGGCAACAGCGACAACAACAGCGACAACAACGCCGACGACTACGTCTGcagcaacgacaacaacaacgagaGCGCCAGCAGCAGCTGCGATTGCAACGAcgacagcagaagcagcagcagcagcggcaaaaCCCACGACCGCAGCAGCAGGCGGAGTAG
- the LOC142589770 gene encoding uncharacterized protein LOC142589770 codes for MLGPPNGRTLSRALAGFFFACFFAFAYIAVPNIASGVCRHHVFAPPSCFCNVVPCSPRPVAAPSGAAHLKLTVSDSSGFHLRSKTWPCGKYGLKESAGLISLQRDGPAPVRPRDAVDAEEKEEDWPAVLAPVKLSCFRHPRLADARVEPMDETSKCSSKSKLKKKKRHGSTCSAGSSSSSGKRQAAPASGTASAVMSGSESAAGPGSPPPVPALLIRKGSKSSTSSKSSKDRSSRDTRYVHGQPKVPPALDIFSREHSSMASPITSPTTALNAAQSTAQGQAQAEAAQRGPAQDPAQASAQQGGTGNPRQ; via the exons ATGCTGGGCCCGCCCAATGGCCGAACACTGTCACGTGCTCTCGCgggctttttttttgcttgtttttttgctTTCGCTTACATCGCGGTGCCAAACATTGCGAGCGGCGTCTGCAGACACCACGTTTTTGCGCCTCCTTCGTGCTTTTGCAACGTAGTTCCGTGTTCGCCACGCCCTGTTGCTGCGCCTTCGGGTGCAGCACACCTCAAACTAACGGTAAGCGACTCTTCCGGATTCCATCTGCGAAGCAAGACCTGGCCTTGTGGAAAGTATGGCCTCAAAGAATCAGCCGGGCTGATTTCACTGCAACGCGATGGGCCTGCCCCTGTGAG ACCACGTGATGCCGTCGATgcggaagagaaagaagaagattgGCCTGCGGTGCTTGCACCAGTCAAG TTATCGTGCTTCAGACATCCTAGATTGGCTGACGCACGTGTAGAGCCCATGGACGAGACCAGCAAGTGTAGCAGCAAGTCcaagttgaagaaaaagaaacgtcacGGGTCAACCTGTTCGGCTGGATCGTCCAGCTCGAGCGGGAAGCGACAAGCAGCTCCTGCTTCCGGCACTGCCTCCGCG GTCATGTCGGGCTCCGAGTCGGCGGCGGGACCGGGTTCCCCTCCACCGGTTCCCGCCCTTCTCATCCGGAAAGGGTCCAAGTCCTCGACATCCTCGAAGTCTTCCAAGGACCGCTCCAGCCGCGACACGCGCTACGTGCACGGCCAGCCCAAG GTCCCACCAGCGCTGGACATCTTCTCCAGAGAACATTCCTCTATGGCGTCCCCAATAACGTCGCCTACAACGGCGCTCAACGCGGCGCAAAGCACGGCGCAGGGCCAGGCGCAGGCAGAAGCGGCCCAGCGAGGCCCAGCGCAGGATCCGGCCCAAGCTTCAGCACAGCAGGGCGGCACGGGCAATCCTCGACAATAG